Genomic window (Psilocybe cubensis strain MGC-MH-2018 chromosome 1, whole genome shotgun sequence):
TAACCAATGTCATTCTCAGCATTTGTCCGGCGGAACGAAGGACCGTCCTGTCGTTGTTGCTTATACACATGACCCGCGTTTTAAACATTTCTCTTCTCTATTTCAGAACGCAAAGGTCATCAGAGAGGTGTTCCTCATGAGCCCTCATGGCGTATCTCATAGCCTTGGGCATGATTTAATAAATCCACGGATGAACTTGATTGCGTGGATTAATCGTCCAGCGAGATCAGGTCTGATCAGGTCATTTAATAAGTCGTAATCAAAACGCATAACATCCGATTGGTGATGGGCGTTGTCTACTTACACACATCATGCTGAGTTTGAAGAAAATAGTGCTCGGGCTTCCGGTCCAAGGATCCACCATGAGGACGAGGGCCTGAATGGTAGGGGAGGTATCCCCGTCTGCAAGAAAGCCGGCGATGCACATGCCATTAGAACGTTTGTTGTATTTGTTTATACAGTCAGATGGAATGGGAGAATCAATCATTGCGTACGGGTTGCTAATTAAAAATTGTTTTCGGCCAAACATTGAAAGCTGAAGTTTCAGCAAACGTCGACAATGGGAATGGTGTTTAGTAGATGCATCGTAGAATGGAGACATCGTTGTATTCGGAGTGACGAATGTTTACACACTTTTAGCTTGAGAACTAGTTTACTAAGGCGTCAGCATGGGTAAAATATGAAAGAGGAGTTCTAGGACCCACCGTGTGGCTCATTGACCTACTACAACGACAAGTCCCAGAATAATGCAGACGAGGTATGGTCAATGTACACACGAAATAAAAATACTAGAGTTCTGCCAGTAGAGGCACAGTTGGAGAAGAATGGAAGACGATAAGGCTTTCTCATCTGTATCCGGGTACAGCGGGAAGGACAAGGTAGGGTGGAAACGAGATTGTCCTAAAAGAGGTCCGACAACGCTTGTTTATGTTCCGCTCACCGTGACTTCTCTCGGAGACTGGCATGGGAGCTGCAGGATAAGTGAGAGAGGCGTCCAGGTAGCCTGGTAGGGATAACAATTTAAAAGCATATTAATAAATGGACATGGCATTGAGATTTCAGGTGGCGCATCAGGCTCGAGTTAGCATATCTCCAGAAGTACGAGTAAAGTTGCACGGCGACAAAAATACCTATCATGGAAAGGACACCAAGGCGACTATAAGGACAGCACTGGCATATCAAAAGAAGAGATTTAATTAGAAAGGTGAAGACCTCTGACACATAGTTTATTGCAATTCTGGTTTCCCATTGCCAGAGAGATTGGGCCGAGGATGTTGACTGGGTCGGACAGCGTGCTGATGATGGGTAGAGAAGTGCGTTGCACGAGAAATACGTGCGCCAAGCGCCTATTTTGTGCTATTTTGAGGATCGGGACGTCGGATGGATGGGAAAAGAAATGGTCTGAAATGCAATCGCTGGACATAGTGGCGGCATGTAGGCACTATTTTTGAACATGGCGGTTCTACTTTTAGAACTGTGTCGTTGAGCGTCCAAGTCAAAAGTGACATACATACCCCAAAAAGGGAAGAATCCCGGTGACCTCGCTAATCAACAAGGCACAACATACACCTGTGATATTGATGACATCAATGTTCGGTATTCCGGTTCTGTAAATACCGGCCTCTAAACGTCACTCTGTGGTTGCAGAGAAAGACACAACAGTCCTCGAGTTTGTCTCTTCAAAATACTATTGAATAGATGCTAAGAAAGTTTATTCTTCGTTCTAATTTTGTGTCAAACGGGCCAATTTTAGTAATAGGTCGTGTGGCCAACATTTAGAGCTTGAGAACATTCGAATATCAGTTCTTCTTgttttaccaccaccaccaccacattCATAGCCCATACACATGCCTCGCGTTGTTCTGGTCACAGGTTGCTCTACAGGCGGCATTGGCTATGCACTGTGCGTACTTTATTTGATTTCTcatgtcaaaagtggattgGAAAGAGTGCTGACAACATGAAACCTCTTCAGTTGCGAAGAATTCGCACTTCAAGGGTGCAAAGTGTATGCCACGTCGAGAAACATCTCCAAGATTGCCGATTTTTCCAATGAAAATATTGAGAAACTTGCTCTGGACGTGAATAGCGATGAGAGTATTACACAAGTGGTTAAACATATCCTCGAAGCTGACGGAAAGATTGATGTGGTTGTCAACAATGCCGGGGTCACTTCCCCAGGTGTGTCTCCACAAAGTTTTCCTTACGGAGGAACCTGGAGGTCTAATGAGAATATTTTCAAGGACCGCTTGTCGAAGTACCCATCGAACAAGTGAAAGAGGTGTTCGAAACAAATACCTTTGCGATCTTGCGTGTCTGTAAGGCAGTCGTGCCGGTAATGGCGAAACGTGGATCCGGCACAATTGTTAACATTGGATCTATTGTTGGAGAGATGTAAGTGATTGGTTTATCTTGGTCGATAGTTGATGCTGATAGTGAATGACCTAGATCGACCCCATGGTCT
Coding sequences:
- a CDS encoding Short-chain dehydrogenase cctT; this encodes MPRVVLVTGCSTGGIGYALCEEFALQGCKVYATSRNISKIADFSNENIEKLALDVNSDESITQVVKHILEADGKIDVVVNNAGVTSPGPLVEVPIEQVKEVFETNTFAILRVCKAVVPVMAKRGSGTIVNIGSIVGEISTPWSGIYCASKAAVNTLSEVLSMELQPLNISVLHVAPGAVQSNIANNGASRFSLEPGSLYTDYMSDILRRISSSQGPNSMPSQVFARKVVGNALRKSPPRYMTLGGNATLFKVFKWLPRSIVLYLLWKAYSKRG